GGAGACAGGACCAAAAGTTACTGCTTATGGTATAATTAAAGTTTCTTAAATTGaatagaaagaaacaaaactgAGTGGACttagattaataaataaacaaataaaaaaataaatagcagcTTTTACCTGAAAGGTTGATGGCGGAAATGAGTACAAGACCGCTGGAGCTGACCGAGTGGAAAACGATGCTGGGGATGATCACGAAACCGGCCATCAACAGGAAGGACAGGAAGTTTAGAACAACAAGGAACCTCAAGAACAAGAAATACGACTGGACGCCTCCTCCAAAATGTCctgttgagggaaaaaaaaacaaaatttccAGTTCCTTTCACTTGGTTCTTCTGAGCCCAGAATAAATCTATATGATTTTTTGTTACCTCTGATCTGGTGCATGGGCCTCCTCCAGAGCTGGACGAAGGATAAAACGCTCGACAGGTCCTCACGAAAACGCCGAAAGGACTTGGAGTGACGGAAACGCCAGGATCCCCAACTAGACACAACGGGGATTCGCATCTGCTGCACCtgcctgagagacagagacagaaagagggagagagagagagagactgatgcCTGACTGGCAGCTACATTTGTATGTACATTTCATGATATAATTttataactaataaaaaaatcaaaaacatattGTACCGTATAGCTTTCTTCAGTCCCATGTGAAGCGGCAGCTCTCTGAGATTTTGCGTTTTGTTGGAATTTTCATCCTCGCCGTCGTCGACCTCAGGACGTGAGGCCCAGTCAATCTGCACTGCACCCTCGGTCACGTCGCTGAGAGGAAGTTTGTGTGCCATAAGGGAGCCGTAGAGGCCACTGCTATAGTCTGTAGCAGGGAACACGGCAGGGAAAGGAAATGATGGGTATGGTGAGAGAAAAACAACCGTGTGGACTGTGCAGGATGTTAAATCCTGTACACATCGGAGGCTCTAGTTTGAGACCTCGCAGGTTCTCATCTAGCAGCTTCTTGGCCAGCGAAATCACACAACGGAAAAAAGTTCCCATCGGGCCAGTCCAACTTGTACGAGGTGCTTCAGGAAGCATGGGGTCAAATTTCTGCAGATTACCTCAACAAACTAACAGCTAGAATGCCAAAGTTCCACAAGGCTGTAATTGCTGCAAATGGAGGATTCTTTGACGAAAGCAACTACTTCGTTAGTTTAAGCAGAAATCATCGTTTCTAACCCTAGTCCATGTCTCGACTCTATTCGCTATTCATTTAGCAGCTTATTTGACGAATAGATGTACGAGTTTTCGTGGAAAATGCGAAATCTGTGAGTAACTTTTGAACAGAAGCATATACACttaggtccataagtatttggacagtggtacgattttcatgattttgcctctgtacatcaTCACAACCactttgaaatgaagcagtcgTTTAACCATAGGAAGTACAGCCGTTTTCTTggcttggctagatgttgtgaaggggtttttctcttcatcaaggaaagaattctgcggTGTTCCAGGTCTTTCTTGTGTCGCTGAGCTCGCCAGTgcgttccttctttttaagaatgtaccaaattgttgattttggccattcctaaagtttctgctatctctctgatttgggtttttttgtgggggttttttcagcctaatgatggccttgcatcgacacctctttggaccttATATTTGGATTTCCCATGatcagctaccaaatgcaaattcaacacttggaatcaactccagctcttttatctccttaatttgtcatgaaataacgaaGAAACAGGCCGGACCTGCCCATGAAACCGCTTATCAATCAATTGTCTGATTACTtctgagcctgtgaaaatgtataAGACACAGAACCTTAATAAGGTTCTGATTGTTGGTTAAAAAAAGCCACAGATGCCATTTATGGTTTAGTTCTCTAAGATGTCCTCCCAACAGAAAGACACTACATAGGGTACATCTGATTCACTTAATCACAGCTTTCTGACTAAAAGAGATtagtactttaaaaaataaaaataaataaaatcaagcaAAGCTTATATTAATGTATGACACATGATACAATCCTACCTGCTGTGTTTAATTGTCTCAGCTCCATTAGAAGTGCACTAGATCCACTTTCGAGTAATGAAATACCAACACCAAGCACTCAAACACTCATCAGTTtatatggtaaatggcgcacttacaTAGCGGTTttttccaaagtgctttacactgtgtctcattcacccattcacatacacactcacacaccaatggtagcagagctgccttgcaaggcgctaacttgccatcgggagcaacttggggttcagtgtcttgcccaaggacacttcagcatgtggagtcatgtgggccgggaatcaaactgccaaccctatgattagtggacaacccgctctaccaactgagccacagccggcCTAAATGACGCTCTAAAGTTTAAATGATGTAAAGTCTGTAGTTACTGCCAAAAaatacgtatgtgtgtgtaagtgtgtgtgtatccaggATTTTCTCATCCGTGGACTTTGAGCTTGAAATAAAAGTGTCTTAGAGACACTTCCTTGTATGAGAGTGCATTAATCTCCCATTGTGAGGtcg
This Ictalurus furcatus strain D&B chromosome 1, Billie_1.0, whole genome shotgun sequence DNA region includes the following protein-coding sequences:
- the LOC128603133 gene encoding transmembrane channel-like protein 7, which produces MAHKLPLSDVTEGAVQIDWASRPEVDDGEDENSNKTQNLRELPLHMGLKKAIRQVQQMRIPVVSSWGSWRFRHSKSFRRFREDLSSVLSFVQLWRRPMHQIRGHFGGGVQSYFLFLRFLVVLNFLSFLLMAGFVIIPSIVFHSVSSSGLVLISAINLSGKSCYLFFYLFIY